The sequence below is a genomic window from Actinomycetota bacterium.
GGGTGCGGCTGCCGGAGCGGCGGGAGCCGCCGGCGCGGCCGGCGGAGGCGCCGCACAGGGGGCCGGACGTGCGGGTGGGCTCTTCTCCAGCGATACGGAGGGGGTCACCGACAAGCAGATCACCATCTGCTCGCACATCCCGATGACCGGCGCGGCGCCCATCCCTCGGCACCCCGACCGGTTCGGCCGCTTCTACTTCGAGATGGTGAACCGGGAGCAGGGGGGGATCCACGGCAGGCAGGTCAAGTTCATCACCCTCGACGACCAGTACTACCCGGCCGGGGCCCTCACCGCGGTCGAACGGTGCAAGAAGGAAGGCTCCTTCCTCTACGTGGGGGCGGCCGGGACCGACCAGATCGTGGCCGTGGCCAAGTCGTTCGCGGCCGCTAACAAGGTTCCCTACCTGGCCGGGCCCGCCTCGTCGAAGGACCTGCTCGGCATACCGCAGGTGAAGATGGTCGGACCCGACTACGAGTCCCAGCACGTCCTGCTCGCGGACTACCTCGTCAAGAACGCCCGGCAGCTCACCGGCAAGGACAAGCCGGTCTTCGGGATGCTCCGGGTGAACTCCCCGTTCTTCAAGAACGGACGCGACGTCTTCGCGGAGGAGCTGAAGAAGCGAGGGTTCGAGCTCGCCGTGGACAAGGTCGTCCAGAAGGACGAGAACCAGTTCACCGACATCATGTTCGAGATGCAGCGGGCGGGCGTGGACATCATCAAC
It includes:
- a CDS encoding ABC transporter substrate-binding protein translates to GAAAGAAGAAGAAGGGAAQGAGRAGGLFSSDTEGVTDKQITICSHIPMTGAAPIPRHPDRFGRFYFEMVNREQGGIHGRQVKFITLDDQYYPAGALTAVERCKKEGSFLYVGAAGTDQIVAVAKSFAAANKVPYLAGPASSKDLLGIPQVKMVGPDYESQHVLLADYLVKNARQLTGKDKPVFGMLRVNSPFFKNGRDVFAEELKKRGFELAVDKVVQKDENQFTDIMFEMQRAGVDIINNFTTPNIWIKLLRQNNNPSYQPLFTAVSPAAGYNIIAAALADARAKAVLFHHLNPPYDHTDPSLAWAEDIREFRRIFDRYSPEKCANNDPLCPDDFDYSAYLAAKGLQRMLTAAGKDLTRSKLWSMLDTYKESPAEVGPACPLDFTRAAGRGAHYVNVYRLDGAKWKAVSLCIDKA